In a genomic window of Arthrobacter woluwensis:
- a CDS encoding sensor histidine kinase, which produces MNTDEPRGWSAPLLNVIGSAVVGYAVFRTDDGGRPLWVTILAGLSLTAWAVRGVSGLVRRDRRADVPLGLVAALTGAASAGPTDGLTVVPAAIGILIVISAPAVPLVRGVAAALVSCALVAVSGVPAHASVPAVVTMMGGLVLAAVGGFSRRQFREAEAQTALLRERELTMRQEAERVAIARDLHDVLAHSLGGLVLQLDAAEALLEAGDQSAAAERVAAARRLASDGLSEARRAVATLRDPDGAGGGVRFAGRESLTSGVERLLQAHRSLGGVVDFTWTGTAQRLTSQAADAVLRALQEALSNARKHAPGEPVRAGLVWTEGTLTLTVSNPLPDTERLAGESPGRGYGLTGMRERFAALGPGSSVRAGVQGDRFVVTAEAEL; this is translated from the coding sequence ATGAACACCGACGAACCGCGAGGCTGGTCCGCCCCGCTGCTGAACGTGATCGGCAGCGCCGTGGTGGGCTACGCCGTCTTCCGGACGGACGACGGCGGCCGGCCGCTCTGGGTGACGATCCTCGCTGGGCTGTCCCTGACCGCGTGGGCCGTCCGCGGCGTGTCCGGTCTCGTCCGGCGGGACCGGCGTGCGGATGTCCCGCTGGGACTCGTGGCAGCGCTCACCGGAGCCGCGTCGGCCGGGCCCACCGACGGCCTGACGGTCGTCCCGGCCGCGATCGGCATCCTCATCGTGATCTCGGCCCCGGCCGTCCCGCTGGTCCGGGGCGTCGCGGCCGCTCTCGTGAGCTGCGCGCTCGTGGCCGTGAGCGGGGTGCCCGCGCACGCCTCCGTTCCCGCCGTCGTCACCATGATGGGCGGTCTGGTCCTCGCGGCGGTCGGAGGGTTCAGCCGGCGGCAGTTCCGGGAGGCGGAGGCGCAGACGGCCCTCCTGAGGGAGCGGGAACTCACCATGCGGCAGGAGGCGGAACGCGTCGCGATCGCCCGGGATCTGCACGATGTGCTGGCCCACAGCCTCGGCGGTCTGGTGCTGCAGCTCGACGCCGCGGAGGCCCTGCTCGAAGCCGGTGACCAGTCCGCGGCGGCCGAGCGTGTCGCGGCCGCAAGGCGCCTGGCGTCCGACGGCCTGAGCGAAGCCCGTCGCGCCGTCGCGACGCTGCGGGACCCGGACGGCGCCGGCGGTGGCGTCCGGTTCGCGGGGCGGGAATCCCTCACCTCCGGCGTCGAGCGGCTCCTTCAGGCCCACCGCTCGCTCGGCGGGGTCGTGGACTTCACGTGGACCGGCACGGCACAGCGCTTGACGTCGCAGGCGGCCGACGCCGTGCTCCGGGCACTGCAGGAGGCCCTGAGCAACGCGCGCAAACACGCCCCCGGGGAACCCGTCCGGGCCGGACTCGTCTGGACTGAAGGAACCCTGACTCTGACCGTGTCCAACCCCCTCCCGGACACGGAGCGGCTCGCCGGGGAATCCCCGGGCC
- a CDS encoding class I SAM-dependent methyltransferase — MAETFNELIALGENADITGWDFGWLEGRATEERPDWGYAARLAERLATATASLDIQTGGGEVLAEAHTFPPVAVATESWPPNVAKATALLHPRGVAVVAAPDEPPLPFADGAFDLVTSRHPATIHWDEIARVLRPGGVYFAQHVGPASVFELIEFFLGPQPEARRGRHHDDEAAAARAAGLEVTGLSTARLRIEIHDVAAVVYLLRKVIWWVPGFTVEKHRDRLRDLHELIQAEGPFIAHSTRHLIEARRP; from the coding sequence ATGGCTGAGACTTTCAATGAGCTGATCGCCCTGGGGGAGAACGCGGACATCACGGGCTGGGATTTCGGCTGGCTGGAGGGCCGGGCCACCGAGGAACGGCCCGACTGGGGCTACGCCGCCCGCCTGGCCGAGCGGCTGGCGACGGCCACGGCCTCCCTCGACATCCAGACCGGCGGAGGAGAAGTGCTCGCCGAAGCGCACACCTTCCCGCCCGTCGCCGTGGCGACGGAGTCCTGGCCCCCGAATGTCGCGAAGGCGACGGCTCTGCTGCATCCGCGAGGCGTCGCGGTCGTGGCGGCCCCGGATGAACCACCCCTGCCCTTCGCTGACGGCGCCTTCGACCTCGTCACGAGCCGTCACCCCGCCACCATCCACTGGGATGAGATCGCCCGGGTGCTGCGGCCCGGCGGCGTCTACTTCGCCCAGCACGTCGGACCCGCCAGTGTCTTCGAGCTGATCGAGTTCTTCCTCGGGCCACAGCCGGAGGCGCGTCGTGGACGCCATCACGACGACGAGGCGGCCGCCGCCCGGGCCGCCGGACTCGAGGTGACGGGGCTGAGCACCGCCCGGCTGCGCATCGAGATCCACGATGTGGCCGCCGTCGTCTACCTCCTCCGCAAGGTCATCTGGTGGGTGCCCGGGTTCACCGTGGAGAAGCACCGCGACCGCCTGCGGGACCTGCACGAGCTGATCCAGGCGGAAGGGCCGTTCATCGCCCACTCCACTCGGCACCTGATCGAGGCCCGCAGGCCGTGA